One window of Medicago truncatula cultivar Jemalong A17 chromosome 2, MtrunA17r5.0-ANR, whole genome shotgun sequence genomic DNA carries:
- the LOC120578019 gene encoding uncharacterized protein, with amino-acid sequence MSNRLLQSLRKLLETEEGADELFNSNHGTANSFNNHGNGKQDFSRAKINSGANSGDRNRYHTANNYGGRTINNRGSTFNGHGNGSIIDGDFNASTTNYNH; translated from the coding sequence ATGAGCAACCGTTTGCTTCAAAGTCTACGCAAACTTCTTGAGACTGAGGAAGGAGCTGATGAACTTTTCAACTCCAATCATGGCACTGCAAACTCATTCAACAACCATGGCAACGGGAAGCAAGATTTCTCCCGTGCAAAGATCAACAGTGGAGCAAACTCCGGTGACCGGAATAGGTACCACACCGCAAACAACTACGGTGGTCGCACCATAAATAATAGGGGGAGCACTTTCAATGGTCATGGTAATGGTAGCATTATTGATGGTGACTTTAATGCCTCCACAACAAACTACAACCATTGA
- the LOC11407671 gene encoding uncharacterized protein: MSSRVIKNLIAMLEAEEAAEASKSTNHGTANSFNNHGNGDQNFSGAKINAGANSGDRNKHRTTNSYGGRTINNKGNTFNGHGNGGFIDGNFDASTKNYNY; the protein is encoded by the coding sequence ATGTCATCCCGTGTGATCAAAAACCTCATCGCAATGCTTGAAGCTGAGGAAGCAGCTGAAGCTTCCAAATCCACCAACCATGGTACTGCAAATTCATTTAACAACCATGGCAACGGGGACCAAAATTTCTCCGGTGCCAAAATCAATGCCGGTGCAAATTCCGGTGACCGTAACAAACACCGCACCACCAATAGTTATGGTGGCCGCACTATTAATAACAAGGGTAATACTTTCAATGGTCATGGCAATGGAGGGTTTATTGATGGTAACTTTGATGCCTCCACAAAGAACTACAACTATTag
- the LOC11412497 gene encoding glucan endo-1,3-beta-glucosidase, basic isoform yields the protein MTHDHEVLVTAYESLYKYVTCKNKFRTQLNTQALLHFLCVKAFFPSMITSNSTVMASLLLLFALFTVTLRLTSAQIGVCYGMEGTNLPSQREAIDLCKSNNIKRMRLYDPNPDALEALRNSGIELMLGVPNSDLQNIANNKDIANQWVQKNVLNFYPSVKIKYIAVGNEVNPVGGSSQFAKFVLPAIQNIYQAIRAKNFQDQIKVSTAIDMTMIGTSYPPSKGSFRSDVRSYLDPIIGYLVYANAPLFANIYSYFSYKDNPKDISLQYALFTSPNVVVRDGSRGYQNLFDALLDSLHAAIDNTGIGFVKVVVSESGWPSDGGFAATYDNARVYLDNLIRHVNGGTPMRSGPIETYIFGLFDENKKNPELEKHFGVFNPNNKQKKYPFGF from the exons ATGACCCATGACCACGAGGTATTGGTCACTGCATAtgaatctctatataaatatgTGACTTGCAAAAATAAGTTTAGGACTCAACTTAATACTCAAGCTTTATTACACTTCCTTTGTGTTAAAGCTTTCTTTCCTAGCATGATCACAAGCAACAGTACCGTAATGGCTTCTCTGCTGCTACTGTTTGCACTGTTTACAGTAACTCTTCGCTTGACAA GTGCTCAAATAGGTGTTTGTTATGGCATGGAAGGAACCAATCTACCATCACAACGTGAAGCAATAGATCTttgcaaatcaaacaacatcaaaaGAATGAGGCTATATGATCCAAACCCAGATGCTCTTGAAGCACTTAGAAACTCTGGTATTGAGCTTATGTTAGGTGTGCCTAACTCCGATCTTCAAAACATTGCTAACAACAAAGACATTGCAAATCAATGGGTACAAAAAAATGTACTAAACTTCTACCCTAGTGTTAAAATCAAATACATCGCGGTCGGTAATGAAGTTAATCCAGTTGGCGGCTCTTCTCAATTTGCAAAATTCGTCCTTCCGGCAATCCAAAACATATACCAAGCAATAAGAGCGAAAAATTTTCAAGATCAAATCAAGGTTTCAACGGCTATTGACATGACCATGATAGGAACTTCGTACCCGCCGTCTAAAGGTTCATTTAGAAGCGATGTGAGGTCATATTTGGATCCAATTATAGGCTACTTAGTATATGCAAATGCACCTTTATTTGCAAATATTTACTCTTATTTTAGCTATAAAGATAACCCAAAAGACATCTCACTTCAATATGCTTTATTCACTTCTCCTAATGTTGTGGTTAGGGATGGTTCAAGGGGATACCAAAATCTATTTGATGCTTTGTTGGATTCATTACATGCTGCAATTGACAATACTGGAATTGGTTTTGTTAAGGTTGTTGTGTCTGAGAGTGGTTGGCCTTCAGATGGTGGATTTGCAGCTACTTATGATAATGCAAGAGTTTATCTTGATAATTTGATTAGGCATGTTAATGGTGGAACACCAATGAGGTCTGGACCTATTGAGACTTATATATTTGGGTTGTTTGATGAGAATAAGAAGAATCCTGAGTTGGAGAAACATTTTGGAGTATTTAATCCTAATAATAAACAGAAAAAGTATCCATTTGGATTTTAG
- the LOC11416839 gene encoding glucan endo-1,3-beta-glucosidase isoform X2 yields MMGNNLPSQREAIDLCKSNNIKRMRLYDPNQAALEALRNSGIELMLGVPNSDLQNIATNNDIAIQWVQKNVLNFYPSVKIKYIAVGNEVNPVGGSSQFAKFVLPAIQNIYQAIRAKNLHDQIKVSTAIDMTMIGTSYPPSKGSFRSDVRSYLDPIIGYLVYANAPLFANIYSYFSYKDNPKDISLQYALFTSPNVVVWDGSRGYQNLFDALLDSLHAAIDNTGIGFVKVVVSESGWPSDGGFATTYDNARVYLDNLIRHVKGGTPMRSGPIETYIFGLFDENQKNPELEKHFGVFYPNKQKKYPFGFQGKIDGTNLFNVSFPLKSDI; encoded by the coding sequence ATGATGGGAAATAATCTACCATCACAACGTGAAGCAATAGATCTttgcaaatcaaacaacatcaaaaGAATGAGGCTATATGATCCAAACCAAGCTGCTCTTGAAGCACTTAGAAATTCTGGCATTGAGCTTATGTTAGGTGTGCCAAATTCTGATCTTCAAAACATTGCTACCAACAATGACATTGCAATTCAATGGGTACAAAAAAATGTACTAAACTTCTACCCTAGTGTCAAAATCAAATACATCGCGGTTGGTAATGAAGTTAACCCAGTTGGTGGCTCTTCTCAATTCGCAAAATTTGTTCTTCCGGCAATCCAAAACATATATCAAGCAATAAGAGCGAAAAATCTGCACGATCAAATCAAGGTTTCAACGGCTATTGACATGACCATGATAGGAACTTCGTACCCGCCGTCTAAAGGTTCATTTAGAAGCGATGTGAGGTCATATTTGGATCCAATTATAGGCTACTTAGTATATGCAAATGCACCTTTATTTGCAAATATTTACTCTTATTTTAGCTATAAAGATAACCCAAAAGACATCTCACTTCAATATGCTTTATTCACTTCTCCTAATGTTGTGGTTTGGGATGGTTCAAGGGGATACCAAAATCTATTTGATGCTTTGTTGGATTCATTACATGCTGCAATTGATAATACTGGAATTGGTTTTGTTAAGGTTGTTGTGTCTGAGAGTGGTTGGCCTTCAGATGGTGGATTTGCAACTACTTATGATAATGCAAGAGTTTATCTTGATAATTTGATTAGGCATGTTAAAGGTGGGACACCAATGAGGTCTGGACCTATTGAGACTTATATATTTGGATTGTTTGATGAGAATCAGAAGAATCCTGAGTTAGAGAAACATTTTGGAGTGTTTTATCCTAATAAACAGAAAAAGTATCCATTTGGATTTCAGGGGAAAATTGATGGTACTAATTTGTTTAATGTGTCTTTTCCTCTTAAGAGtgacatttaa
- the LOC11416839 gene encoding glucan endo-1,3-beta-glucosidase, basic isoform isoform X1 — translation MITGNRNVMASLLLLFALFTVNLRLTSAQIGVCYGMMGNNLPSQREAIDLCKSNNIKRMRLYDPNQAALEALRNSGIELMLGVPNSDLQNIATNNDIAIQWVQKNVLNFYPSVKIKYIAVGNEVNPVGGSSQFAKFVLPAIQNIYQAIRAKNLHDQIKVSTAIDMTMIGTSYPPSKGSFRSDVRSYLDPIIGYLVYANAPLFANIYSYFSYKDNPKDISLQYALFTSPNVVVWDGSRGYQNLFDALLDSLHAAIDNTGIGFVKVVVSESGWPSDGGFATTYDNARVYLDNLIRHVKGGTPMRSGPIETYIFGLFDENQKNPELEKHFGVFYPNKQKKYPFGFQGKIDGTNLFNVSFPLKSDI, via the exons ATGATCACAGGCAACAGGAATGTAATGGCTTCTCTACTGCTACTATTTGCTCTGTTTACAGTAAATCTTCGCTTGACAA GTGCTCAAATAGGTGTTTGTTATGGCATGATGGGAAATAATCTACCATCACAACGTGAAGCAATAGATCTttgcaaatcaaacaacatcaaaaGAATGAGGCTATATGATCCAAACCAAGCTGCTCTTGAAGCACTTAGAAATTCTGGCATTGAGCTTATGTTAGGTGTGCCAAATTCTGATCTTCAAAACATTGCTACCAACAATGACATTGCAATTCAATGGGTACAAAAAAATGTACTAAACTTCTACCCTAGTGTCAAAATCAAATACATCGCGGTTGGTAATGAAGTTAACCCAGTTGGTGGCTCTTCTCAATTCGCAAAATTTGTTCTTCCGGCAATCCAAAACATATATCAAGCAATAAGAGCGAAAAATCTGCACGATCAAATCAAGGTTTCAACGGCTATTGACATGACCATGATAGGAACTTCGTACCCGCCGTCTAAAGGTTCATTTAGAAGCGATGTGAGGTCATATTTGGATCCAATTATAGGCTACTTAGTATATGCAAATGCACCTTTATTTGCAAATATTTACTCTTATTTTAGCTATAAAGATAACCCAAAAGACATCTCACTTCAATATGCTTTATTCACTTCTCCTAATGTTGTGGTTTGGGATGGTTCAAGGGGATACCAAAATCTATTTGATGCTTTGTTGGATTCATTACATGCTGCAATTGATAATACTGGAATTGGTTTTGTTAAGGTTGTTGTGTCTGAGAGTGGTTGGCCTTCAGATGGTGGATTTGCAACTACTTATGATAATGCAAGAGTTTATCTTGATAATTTGATTAGGCATGTTAAAGGTGGGACACCAATGAGGTCTGGACCTATTGAGACTTATATATTTGGATTGTTTGATGAGAATCAGAAGAATCCTGAGTTAGAGAAACATTTTGGAGTGTTTTATCCTAATAAACAGAAAAAGTATCCATTTGGATTTCAGGGGAAAATTGATGGTACTAATTTGTTTAATGTGTCTTTTCCTCTTAAGAGtgacatttaa
- the LOC11412496 gene encoding uncharacterized protein, with amino-acid sequence MGNAYSSRNSNLGINCPCFISAPTGTRALWVNSLEVSMSNWKDDQTETWGVRYKVGKKLEHGCCFQLEARHDNNGVESIYFGLRDDDADITSAFTLDIKRVGSDYLHGGIEGIANSGVYKSCISVKQDYIIETTIVSYDNSYTDNFFVLQMKKKKNHANAYMVTMAHYYVTNFAGLSSAAKIYRSRGKGFIVEVKGPYKHPSDDIRAVIAETIRTGIWSPGAKSNHTKKEDNSSSLKSNEIIAQFVKYASNKGLINSNGVTKGSLNNSIFLGCNFDKWK; translated from the coding sequence ATGGGAAATGCTTACAGCAGCCGCAATTCCAACCTTGGCATCAATTGTCCTTGTTTTATATCGGCTCCCACCGGTACCAGGGCACTATGGGTAAACTCCCTTGAGGTTTCCATGAGCAATTGGAAAGACGACCAAACAGAAACTTGGGGTGTACGTTACAAAGTAGGTAAGAAATTAGAGCATGGTTGTTGTTTTCAACTGGAAGCGAGACACGACAACAATGGTGTTGAGAGTATATATTTTGGATTAAGGGACGACGATGCAGATATCACATCTGCTTTTACTTTGGATATCAAAAGGGTTGGGAGTGATTATCTTCATGGAGGGATAGAGGGTATTGCAAATTCGGGGGTATACAAATCTTGTATAAGTGTTAAACAAGATTACATTATAGAGACCACTATTGTTTCATATGATAATTCATACACtgacaatttttttgttctacaaatgaagaaaaagaaaaaccatgCCAATGCTTACATGGTGACTATGGCACACTATTATGTTACCAACTTTGCTGGTCTTTCTTCTGCAGCAAAAATATACCGTAGTAGAGGAAAAGGTTTTATTGTTGAAGTGAAGGGTCCTTACAAACATCCAAGTGATGATATACGTGCAGTTATAGCTGAAACTATTCGTACTGGTATATGGTCTCCTGGAGCAAAGTCTAATcatacaaaaaaagaagataatagTTCATCCTTGAAGAGCAATGAGATCATAGCTCAATTTGTTAAATATGCTTCCAACAAAGGTCTTATCAATTCCAATGGAGTCACGAAAGGTTCCCTAAATAATTCTATCTTTTTAGGTTGTAATTTTGATAAATGGAAATGA